The following coding sequences lie in one Glycine max cultivar Williams 82 chromosome 19, Glycine_max_v4.0, whole genome shotgun sequence genomic window:
- the LOC100777964 gene encoding aquaporin TIP2-1 has product MAGIAFGNFNDSVSFASIKAYIAEFISTLLFVFAGVGSAIAYAKLTSDAALDPTGLVAVAICHGFALFVAVSVGANISGGHVNPAVTFGLALGGHITILTGLFYWIAQLLGSIVASLLLKFVTGYDTPIHSVAAGIGAGEGVVTEIIITFGLVYTVYATTADPKKGSLGTIAPIAIGFIVGANILAAGPFSGGSMNPARSFGPAVVSGDFHDNWIYWVGTLIGGGLAGLIYTYAFIM; this is encoded by the exons ATGGCTGGCATAGCATTCGGAAACTTCAATGATTCTGTTAGTTTTGCCTCCATCAAGGCCTACATTGCTGAGTTCATCTCAACCCTTCTCTTTGTTTTTGCCGGTGTTGGTTCAGCCATAGCCTATG CTAAGTTGACATCAGATGCAGCTCTTGATCCAACTGGGTTGGTAGCAGTTGCTATTTGCCATGGTTTTGCTCTCTTCGTTGCTGTTTCTGTTGGAGCCAACATTTCTGGTGGCCATGTGAACCCTGCTGTGACCTTTGGGTTGGCTCTTGGGGGCCACATCACCATCCTCACTGGTCTCTTCTACTGGATTGCACAGCTTCTCGGCTCCATAGTGGCATCCTTACTCCTCAAGTTTGTCACTGGCTAT GATACTCCTATCCACAGTGTTGCTGCGGGAATTGGAGCTGGTGAAGGAGTAGTTACAGAGATCATAATCACATTTGGATTAGTGTACACAGTGTATGCCACAACAGCAGACCCTAAGAAGGGTTCGTTGGGCACAATTGCACCCATTGCCATTGGTTTCATTGTTGGCGCCAACATCTTAGCAGCAGGGCCATTCTCTGGCGGGTCCATGAACCCTGCACGCTCCTTTGGCCCTGCTGTTGTTAGTGGTGACTTTCATGACAACTGGATTTATTGGGTTGGCACTCTTATTGGTGGTGGTTTGGCTGGTCTTATCTATACCTATGCCTTCATAATGTGA
- the LOC100777434 gene encoding uncharacterized protein, with the protein MGVDDEMVSKLQILQKVKEEKQRISCGSPAHSHVNIDSQCSADKFPVMDGKVQSETPCQEIPSIASSLNYTHSNQSGSIDQCSRPSEGVIESGSSASAVYSNLKLDLSMSDGEICLDKLSIRELHELFKVTFGRETTVKDKQWLKRRIAMSLTNSCDVSATTFIIKNNKIVRKFEEESSGNMNAGSLISSGNMTEEEDVNFKDSSAVNACGIEDNQVVSETRPKIGLEDENYQTGQRAAKTNCMNIVGGIEAYLEGGFLCSSYMDFQPLKLMFQEFKDKLIELVNLLFMRIVQVAITIYKTSL; encoded by the exons ATGGGTGTGGACGATGAAATGGTGAGCAAATTACAG ATTTTGCAAAAGGTCAAAGAGGAGAAACAACGCATATCATGTGGATCACCTGCTCATTCTCATGTAAATATAGACAGCCAGTGTTCAGCTGATAAATTTCCAGTCATGGATGGGAAGGTTCAATCTGAAACTCCCTGCCAGGAAATTCCTTCTATAGCATCAAGTTTAAATTATACTCATAGTAATCAATCTGGGAGTATTGATCAGTGTTCCAGACCTTCAGAAGGAGTAATAGAGAGTGGATCATCTGCTTCTGCTGTCTATTCCAATTTAAAGCTTGATCTTTCAATGTCAGATGGAGAAATATGCTTGGACAAGCTATCAATCAGAGAACTGCATGAACTATTTAAGGTAACATTTGGTCGGGAAACCACTGTTAAAGACAAACAGTGGCTGAAAAGGAGGATTGCCATGAGTTTAACTAATTCGTGTGATGTTTCAGCTACAactttcattattaaaaataacaaaatagttagaaaatttgaagaagaaaGTTCTGGAAATATGAATGCTGGATCTTTAATCTCTTCGGGAAATATGACTGAAGAAGAAGATGTCAACTTTAAGGATTCATCTGCTGTAAATGCTTGTGGAATTGAAGATAACCAAGTTGTTTCTGAAACAAGACCAAAAATTGGATTGGAAGATGAGAATTATCAAACAGGACAAAGAGCTGCAAAGACAAATTGCATGAACATAGTGGGGGGCATAGAAGCTTATTTAGAGGGAGGCTTTTTATGTTCAAGTTACATGGATTTTCAGCCTTTGAAGTTGATGTTTCAAGAGTTCAAAGACAAATTGATTGAATTGGTTAATTTATTGTTCATGCGAATAGTTCAAGTTGcaattacaatttacaagaCATCTCTCTAG